A genomic region of Caulobacter vibrioides contains the following coding sequences:
- a CDS encoding carbohydrate porin, whose amino-acid sequence MRKAKTKRGFRRLLVCMGLASAVLATSPAAAQGDPAIQLSLAYKADVAATLSGGLAKRGRVLDNLQVFADVDLDQAVGWKGASAHFQLLNNSGATPNDDVGSLQGVDNIEVSRHRLRLFEAWVEQGFGDQGSVRAGLYDLNSEFYANESAGLLLAPAFGIGSELAATGPNGPSIFPSTALAVRLRWTPSEHLYAQAAVLNANAGVLGDPGGVSTSFEHGVLAIAEAGWTGRGKVAVGTWRYSDQQEDLRTLSPSGDPAQATAKGAYLLLERTVNGDDDSVRKTTAFARIGVSDGDTTAFKGGWQAGVLIERVFAGRPDSAFSLGVNQAFLSRKHRDNAWDAGQPLERTESAIEVTYSDRIGPVTIQPDLQYVRRPGADRTVKDALVFIVRVGVEF is encoded by the coding sequence ATGCGCAAGGCCAAGACGAAGCGCGGCTTTCGAAGGCTGCTGGTTTGCATGGGTTTGGCCAGCGCCGTCCTGGCGACCAGCCCCGCCGCAGCGCAGGGCGATCCGGCGATTCAGCTCAGCCTCGCCTACAAGGCCGATGTCGCAGCGACGCTTAGCGGCGGGCTGGCCAAGCGCGGTCGCGTTCTGGACAATCTGCAGGTCTTTGCGGACGTCGATCTGGACCAGGCCGTCGGCTGGAAGGGCGCGAGCGCCCATTTTCAGCTTTTGAACAACAGCGGCGCGACGCCGAACGACGACGTCGGCAGCTTGCAGGGCGTGGACAACATCGAGGTCTCGCGTCACCGCCTGCGCCTTTTCGAGGCCTGGGTCGAGCAGGGCTTTGGCGACCAGGGTTCGGTCCGCGCCGGCCTCTACGACCTCAATAGCGAGTTTTACGCCAACGAAAGCGCTGGCCTGCTCCTGGCTCCCGCCTTCGGCATCGGCTCCGAACTGGCCGCCACGGGGCCGAACGGGCCGTCGATCTTTCCCTCCACCGCCCTGGCCGTGCGTTTGCGCTGGACGCCCAGTGAGCACCTCTACGCTCAAGCCGCCGTCCTGAACGCCAATGCGGGGGTGCTGGGCGATCCCGGCGGCGTCAGCACGTCCTTCGAGCATGGCGTCCTGGCGATCGCCGAGGCGGGCTGGACGGGACGTGGCAAGGTCGCTGTCGGAACCTGGCGCTACAGCGACCAGCAGGAGGACCTGAGGACCTTGAGCCCTTCGGGCGATCCGGCTCAGGCCACGGCGAAGGGGGCCTACCTCCTTCTGGAACGCACCGTCAATGGCGACGACGACTCGGTCCGCAAGACAACGGCGTTTGCGCGCATCGGGGTCTCCGACGGCGACACCACCGCCTTCAAGGGCGGGTGGCAGGCGGGCGTGCTGATTGAGCGGGTTTTCGCGGGGCGGCCTGACAGCGCGTTCTCGCTGGGCGTCAACCAGGCGTTCCTATCCCGCAAACACCGCGACAATGCTTGGGATGCGGGGCAGCCCCTCGAGCGCACCGAGAGCGCGATCGAGGTGACCTATTCCGACAGGATCGGACCGGTGACCATCCAGCCAGACCTGCAATATGTGCGACGCCCGGGCGCGGACCGCACCGTGAAAGACGCCTTGGTCTTCATCGTGCGCGTCGGGGTGGAGTTCTAG
- a CDS encoding YggT family protein, which yields MTAIIQFVFFILGGLLSLLWWAIVISAILSWLVAFDVINRRNTAVYQVLDFLDRVTGPVLRPFQRLIPSLGGVDISPIIVLLIISGVQNYLLPALRGTLIALLG from the coding sequence ATGACCGCCATTATTCAATTCGTTTTCTTCATCCTCGGCGGCCTGCTCAGCCTTCTGTGGTGGGCGATCGTCATCTCGGCGATCCTGAGCTGGCTGGTGGCGTTCGACGTGATCAACCGCCGTAACACCGCCGTGTACCAGGTGCTGGATTTCCTCGACCGGGTGACCGGCCCTGTCCTGCGCCCGTTCCAGCGCTTGATCCCTTCGCTGGGCGGCGTCGACATCAGTCCGATCATTGTCCTGCTGATCATCTCGGGCGTGCAGAACTATCTGTTGCCGGCGCTACGAGGCACGCTGATCGCCCTCCTCGGCTGA